The following are encoded together in the Cervus elaphus chromosome 30, mCerEla1.1, whole genome shotgun sequence genome:
- the LOC122686900 gene encoding eukaryotic initiation factor 4A-I has protein sequence MSASQDSRSRDNGPDGMEPEGVIESNWNEIVDSFDDMNLSESLLRGIYAYGFEKPSAIQQRAILPCIKGYDVIAQAQSGTGKTATFAISILQQIELDLKATQALVLAPTRELAQQIQKVVMALGDYMGASCHACIGGTNVRAEVQKLQMEAPHIIVGTPGRVFDMLNRRYLSPKYIKMFVLDEADEMLSRGFKDQIYDIFQKLNSNTQVVLLSATMPSDVLEVTKKFMRDPIRILVKKEELTLEGIRQFYINVEREEWKLDTLCDLYETLTITQAVIFINTRRKVDWLTEKMHARDFTVSAMHGDMDQKERDVIMREFRSGSSRVLITTDLLARGIDVQQVSLVINYDLPTNRENYIHRIGRGGRFGRKGVAINMVTEEDKRTLRDIETFYNTSIEEMPLNVADLI, from the coding sequence ATGTCTGCGAGTCAGGATTCCCGATCCAGAGACAATGGCCCCGATGGGATGGAACCCGAAGGCGTCATCGAGAGTAACTGGAATGAGATTGTCGACAGCTTTGATGACATGAACCTCTCAGAGTCACTCCTCCGTGGCATATATGCCTATGGTTTTGAGAAGCCCTCTGCCATCCAGCAGCGAGCCATTCTTCCTTGTATCAAGGGTTATGATGTGATTGCTCAAGCCCAATCTGGGACTGGGAAAACAGCCACTTTTGCCATATCAATTCTGCAACAGATTGAATTAGATCTAAAGGCCACCCAGGCCTTGGTCCTGGCACCCACTAGAGAGTTGGCCCAGCAGATACAGAAGGTAGTTATGGCCTTAGGAGATTACATGGGTGCCTCGTGCCATGCCTGCATTGGGGGTACCAATGTACGTGCTGAGGTGCAGAAGCTGCAGATGGAAGCCCCTCATATCATCGTGGGTACCCCAGGCCGTGTGTTCGACATGCTTAACCGGAGATACTTGTCTCCCAAATACATCAAGATGTTTGTACTGGATGAAGCTGATGAAATGTTAAGCCGTGGATTCAAGGACCAGATATATGACATATTCCAGAAGCTCAACAGCAACACCCAGGTGGTTTTGCTGTCAGCTACAATGCCTTCTGATGTGCTTGAGGTGACCAAGAAGTTCATGAGGGACCCAATTAGAATTCTTGTCAAGAAGGAAGAGTTGACGCTGGAGGGTATCCGTCAATTCTACATCAATGTGGAACGAGAGGAGTGGAAGCTGGACACACTGTGCGACTTGTATGAAACCCTGACCATTACCCAGGCAGTCATCTTCATCAACACCCGGAGGAAGGTGGACTGGCTCACCGAGAAGATGCATGCCCGAGACTTCACAGTCTCTGCCATGCACGGAGACATGGACCAAAAAGAACGAGACGTTATCATGAGGGAGTTCCGCTCTGGCTCTAGCAGAGTATTGATTACCACTGACCTACTGGCCAGAGGCATTGATGTACAGCAAGTTTCCTTAGTCATCAACTATGACCTCCCCACCAATAGGGAAAACTATATCCACAGAATCGGTCGTGGTGGACGTTTTGGCCGTAAGGGTGTGGCTATTAACATGGTGACAGAAGAAGACAAGAGGACTCTTCGAGACATCGAGACCTTCTACAACACCTCCATTGAGGAAATGCCCCTCAATGTTGCTGACCTCATCTGA